The following is a genomic window from Adhaeribacter radiodurans.
CATTGCCATTAAGGTGCATACGTAAAATATGGGCGTCATTTAGTAATTAATTGAGTTTTTAAAGTTGAAATTTCAGCCTGGCAATCAACTTGTGCTTGGAGTTCTTCTAATTGTTGTAATATTTTTTTTAAAAATTGCTGATGACTCGTTGATGCTGGCTGGAATGGTTTGTGCGCGAAAGCTTGCCTGATTTTATCCCATTTTCCGGTAAAGTGTTGAAAATCTTCGCTGAAATAAGCCGCCTTGAATTTTTCCCAGATGTAATCTTCCGCTACTCCTGTTGGGTGAAGCATATCCGGTTTATAAAATCTGTAATCCCGTAAATCATCTAATAACAGCTCGTAAGCCGGGAAATAATCTACTGCGGCAAATTGGTTTTTGAGCTCGTGGCAAACTACACGTAAAATAGATTTACTAAGGCTGTTACCTTCTAATGTTTCTTTCAGGTGACGAACTGGACTCACAGTTAAAATAATCCGGATGTTTGGATTGAATTGTTGTAAAACCTTATAAAAACTAGTGAATGCCGAAATAATATCCGGAATAGATAACAAATGCTTAGTAAACTGAGATTGCGGTATTTTATGGCAATTGGCTACCAGTTTATTACTTTCCCGGTGAATGTAGCCTATTGCTGTTCCAAAGGTTAAAACAATAGTATCTGCATTCTGTAAGAAATTCTTGCTTTTTGTTAATGCTTTCTGGATTTGTGTTAAAAGTTCAGGACGAGATGGAGCCGAGAAGGAAGAATGAAAATCATAAGCTAACCAAATGTCGTCGCGTTGTATTAACTCGCCGGTAAACTCTGGTGGTAGCTCCAGCGAAGCTTGCAATAAAGTAAAAAGAGAAATTGGATTGAAGATAGTACCATACGGATTAACCAAAACAGGTACTTTATACTGCTGCATTTTAGTACCTATAACCTCAGCAAAGCAAGAACCAGCGGTAAATATAGGTGTCTGCAAAGAAAGCCTTTGGGTTTGAGGCGAAATAAGAAGCTCGGTACGAAAAGCAGTAGACATATTTAATACTTTATTTTCAGTTGTAGTTTTTTGAAAATTATGTTTGTACAAGGATTACCCTTAACCTGAAGAAAATAAAATCTTAACTTCTTTTACGTTTGTAGCACAACAAAATATTTATTAAACTTTTAGTAAATAAAAAAGTCCTGCCGAATTAATCAGCAGGACTTATAAAATAAGATAGTAGGTTAATTTATTCTGCTACTACATTAAAGCGTACTGTGTGTTTTACTTCTTTGTGCAAAGCAATAGAAGCCGTATACTCACCGGCTGATTTTACATCCTGGTCAAAAGAAATTTTCTTACGGTCTACTTCAATGCCTTTAGCGCGTAAAGCTTCCGATAACTGAGTAGTAGTAACTGCACCAAAAATTTTACCGCTTTCTCCAACTTTAGCACGTAACTCGAAAGCCTGGTCACCAATTTGGTCGGCAATTGCTTGTGCATCTAATTTTACTTTTTCTGCTTTGTGCGATGCCTGACGAATATTTTCGGCTACAATTTTTTTGTTTGTTTTATCAGCCATTATCGCAATTCCTTGTGGAATTAAGTAATTACGGCCGTAACCTGGTTTTACTTCTACAATATCGTTTTTAAAGCCTAAGCCTTTTACGTCGTCTTTTAATATAACTTCCATTTCTCTAAGGCCTCCTTATTTTAACGAGTCGGTTACGTAAGGTAAAATTGCTAAGTGACGGGCACGAGCTACCGCTTGGGCTACCCGGCGCTGAAACTTAAGGCTAGTACCAGTAATACGGCGTGGTAATACTTTACCTTGCTCGTTCACAAATTTTAATAAAAAGTTGCCGTCTTTATAGTCAATGTATTGGATACCGTTTTTCTTGAACCGGCAATATTTTTTGCGGGTATCCTGCTTGTGGATTTTTTCGTTAACTAAACTCATGATGCTTGGGTCTCCTTCTCTCTTTTAGCAGCTTTCTGCTGATTCATTTCTCCGTTACGACGACGCTCATTATAAGAGATAGCGTGTTTATCTAAAACTGTAGTTAAAAACCGAACCACTTTTTCGTCCCGGCGGTAAGCAATCTCTAACGGATCTACAATTGTAGATGGACCACTAAACTCAATCAGGATGTAAAAACCAGTTGATTTTTTCTGAATCGGATAGGCTAATTTACGTAACCCCCAGTTTTCTTCATGAATAATATCGGCGCTATTTTCCTTAAGCACCTGTCTGAACTTCTCGACCGTTTCTTGCACCTGCGCTTCGTTGAGCAACGGAGTCAGGATAAAGACCGTTTCGTAATTTTTTAATACCATTTGGCTTAAAATTTTAAAATTTTGTTTGAGGG
Proteins encoded in this region:
- a CDS encoding GSCFA domain-containing protein, encoding MSTAFRTELLISPQTQRLSLQTPIFTAGSCFAEVIGTKMQQYKVPVLVNPYGTIFNPISLFTLLQASLELPPEFTGELIQRDDIWLAYDFHSSFSAPSRPELLTQIQKALTKSKNFLQNADTIVLTFGTAIGYIHRESNKLVANCHKIPQSQFTKHLLSIPDIISAFTSFYKVLQQFNPNIRIILTVSPVRHLKETLEGNSLSKSILRVVCHELKNQFAAVDYFPAYELLLDDLRDYRFYKPDMLHPTGVAEDYIWEKFKAAYFSEDFQHFTGKWDKIRQAFAHKPFQPASTSHQQFLKKILQQLEELQAQVDCQAEISTLKTQLITK
- the rplI gene encoding 50S ribosomal protein L9 — its product is MEVILKDDVKGLGFKNDIVEVKPGYGRNYLIPQGIAIMADKTNKKIVAENIRQASHKAEKVKLDAQAIADQIGDQAFELRAKVGESGKIFGAVTTTQLSEALRAKGIEVDRKKISFDQDVKSAGEYTASIALHKEVKHTVRFNVVAE
- the rpsR gene encoding 30S ribosomal protein S18 codes for the protein MSLVNEKIHKQDTRKKYCRFKKNGIQYIDYKDGNFLLKFVNEQGKVLPRRITGTSLKFQRRVAQAVARARHLAILPYVTDSLK
- the rpsF gene encoding 30S ribosomal protein S6 → MVLKNYETVFILTPLLNEAQVQETVEKFRQVLKENSADIIHEENWGLRKLAYPIQKKSTGFYILIEFSGPSTIVDPLEIAYRRDEKVVRFLTTVLDKHAISYNERRRNGEMNQQKAAKREKETQAS